From a single Rosa rugosa chromosome 7, drRosRugo1.1, whole genome shotgun sequence genomic region:
- the LOC133719818 gene encoding fatty acyl-CoA reductase 2, chloroplastic isoform X1, which produces MMEASLLSSFSSTINAPNKLARLSEKWDWCLLRRKKSSLAVCQGASSGGNAKKISGFSSAATLMDAGSLVLSPNDQKVQKENNIAVKDLVPFVEMHDGIGIVKFLKGKGFFITGGTGFLAKVLIEKILRTAPGVGKIYLLIKAKNKEAAMERLKSEIISTELFKGLRQTYGKSYQAFMLSKLVPVVGNVCESDLGLGDDIAALIAKEVDVVINSAANTTFHERYDVALDINTKGPCHLMAFAKKCKRLKLFLQVSTAYVNGQRQGRIMEKPFYIGESITGENSTSDTPPGFDPLDVENEIKLAMNSKGAYEDNEVAQKMKDLGLERARKYGWQDTYVFTKAMGEMLIDDMRGDVPVVIIRPSVIESTCKEPFPGWMQGNRMMDPIVLYYGKGQLTGFLVDPNGVLDVVPADMVVNATLAAIAKHGMAQKPDINVYQITSSVVNPLNFQDLCRLMYEHYNSSPCMDSKGRPINVPSMKLFSSMEDFSAHIWRDAIQRSGLTALASSNGKLSQKLETMCRKSVEQAKYLASIYEPYTFYGGRFDNSNTERLMESMSEEEKKKFEFDVGSLDWKDYITNVHIPGLKRHVLKGRGV; this is translated from the exons A TGATGGAAGCTTCATTGCTGAGCTCTTTCTCTTCAACGATTAATGCACCAAATAAACTTGCGAGACTGTCAGAAAAGTGGGATTGGTGCTTGTTGAGGAGAAAAAAGAGTAGTTTGGCTGTGTGCCAAGGAGCATCATCAGGTGGAAATGCCAAAAAGATTAGTGGTTTTTCTTCTGCCGCAACTCTAATGGACGCAGGAAGCCTTGTTTTGTCTCCAAATGATCAGAAGGTCCAGAAGGAGAACAACATTGCAGTCAAGGATTTGGTGCCTTTTGTGGAGATGCATGACGGTATTGGAATTGTAAAGTTTCTTAAAGGAAAAGGGTTCTTCATTACTGGCGGAACCGGGTTTCTAGCAAAAG TTCTTATTGAGAAGATTTTACGGACCGCACCTGGTGTGGGGAAGATATATCTCTTGATCAAGGCCAAAAACAAGGAGGCTGCAATGGAAAGATTAAAAAGTGaa ATCATAAGCACAGAGCTTTTCAAAGGTCTTAGACAAACTTATGGAAAATCTTACCAAGCCTTCATGTTGAGCAAGCTAGTTCCGGTGGTTGGAAATGTATGTGAATCGGATCTTGGGCTAGGAGACGATATAGCTGCTTTGATTGCTAAAGAAGTTGATGTTGTTATAAATTCTGCAGCTAACACAACATTTCATGAAAG ATATGATGTAGCTTTAGATATAAACACAAAAGGACCTTGCCACCTTATGGCCTTTGCAAAGAAGTGCAAGAGACTTAAGCTCTTTCTGCAAGTATCAACAG CATATGTCAATGGACAAAGACAAGGGAGAATTATGGAAAAGCCATTTTATATAGGAGAAAGCATAACAGGAGAGAATTCCACCTCTGATACCCCACCAGGATTTGATCCACTGGATgttgaaaatgaaataaagttgGCTATGAACTCCAAGGGAGCTTATGAAGATAATGAGGTAGCTCAAAAGATGAAAGATCTGGGTTTAGAAAG GGCTAGAAAATATGGATGGCAAGATACATATGTATTCACCAAGGCCATGGGAGAAATGCTGATTGATGATATGAGAGGTGATGTACCAGTAGTCATAATCCGACCTAGTGTCATCGAAAGCACTTGCAAAGAGCCATTTCCTGGATGGATGCAAGGAAATAG GATGATGGATCCAATTGTTTTATACTATGGAAAAGGACAGCTCACAGGTTTTCTAGTAGACCCTAATGGGGTACTTGATGTG GTTCCGGCTGACATGGTTGTTAACGCAACTTTGGCTGCCATTGCAAAGCATGGAATGGCTCAGAAACCAGACATCAATGTCTACCAGATTACTTCATCAGTTGTGAACCCATTAAACTTCCAAGATTTGTGTAGACTGATGTATGAACATTACAACTCCTCACCCTGTATGGACTCGAAAGGCAGGCCAATCAACGTTCCATCAATGAAGCTCTTCAGCTCCATGGAAGATTTCTCTGCTCACATTTGGAGAGATGCCATTCAACGAAGCGGGTTGACAGCTTTGGCTTCCTCGAATGGGAAGCTGTCTCAGAAACTTGAGACGATGTGCAGAAAGTCAGTAGAGCAAGCAAAGTACTTGGCTAGTATTTATGAGCCTTATACTTTCTATGGTGGAAG GTTTGATAACAGCAACACTGAGAGACTAATGGAGAGCATGtctgaagaagaaaagaagaagtttgaattTGATGTTGGAAGCTTAGATTGGAAAGACTATATAACAAATGTTCATATTCCAGGTCTTAAAAGGCATGTCTTGAAGGGCAGAGGGGTGTGA
- the LOC133721304 gene encoding uncharacterized protein LOC133721304, whose amino-acid sequence MGRLAPLSEEPNINEEEDATNRSSKGIMRSQTWRKWIKTHLTSLAIFNKRSDFKVLLSVLGCPLFPVSALPKLPLNEVSSTAQYIIQHFTAATGCRKLEGKVKNIFATGKVNMAMVDDPAPGSSTSGATTISEKGCFVMWQMIPNKWLIELVLGGHKVAAGSDGNVAWRHTPWLGAHAAKGGVRPLRRALQGLDPMAISAVFAPAQYMGEKQISDVDCFVLKLSADQTDLSERSDSTAEMIKHVVFGYFSQRNGLLVHLEDSYLTRIQSPGAYPTYWETTMSTKIEDYRTVEEVMIAHAGQTSVVITRFGDNLKTGSAITRLEETWTIDDLAFNVQGLSMDCFIPPKEVQKDHPKKTLDWRSPLH is encoded by the exons ATGGGTCGTCTTGCACCATTATCAGAAGAACCCAATattaatgaagaagaagatgccaCAAATCGCTCGAGCAAAGGCATAATGAGGAGTCAGACATGGAGGAAATGGATCAAGACCCACCTCACCTCCCTTGCCATCTTCAACAAGAGGTCTGACTTCAAGGTCCTCCTCAGCGTTCTGGGTTGCCCTCTCTTCCCTGTCTCTGCCCTCCCCAAACTGCCCCTCAACGAG GTCTCCTCTACTGCACAATACATAATACAACACTTCACAGCAGCCACAGGCTGCCGCAAGCTAGAAGGTAAAGTCAAGAACATTTTTGCAACCGGAAAAGTGAACATGGCGATGGTGGATGATCCCGCTCCTGGCAGCTCCACCAGTGGAGCCACCACTATATCAGAAAAAGGGTGCTTTGTAATGTGGCAGATGATTCCTAATAAGTGGCTGATTGAACTAGTTCTGGGTGGTCACAAAGTAGCAGCTGGTAGTGATGGCAATGTGGCATGGCGCCACACGCCGTGGCTTGGGGCGCATGCTGCCAAGGGCGGTGTTCGTCCTCTACGGCGAGCACTCCAG GGACTAGACCCCATGGCGATATCAGCTGTATTTGCCCCAGCACAGTACATGGGCGAAAAGCAAATCTCAGACGTCGATTGCTTTGTCTTAAAATTGTCAGCCGATCAGACAGATCTGTCTGAAAGAAGCGATAGCACTGCAGAGATGATCAAACATGTGGTATTTGGTTACTTCAGCCAAAGAAATGGACTACTCGTGCACTTAGAAGACTCTTACTTAACTAGGATTCAATCACCTGGTGCCTATCCTACATACTGGGAGACCACAATGTCGACTAAGATCGAGGATTATCGGACGGTGGAAGAGGTGATGATCGCCCATGCCGGTCAGACGAGTGTGGTCATCACACGGTTCGGGGACAATTTAAAGACTGGCTCCGCAATCACACGGTTAGAAGAAACATGGACCATCGATGATCTTGCTTTCAATGTTCAGGGCCTCTCAATGGATTGCTTCATTCCTCCTAAAGAAGTGCAGAAAGATCACCCGAAGAAAACTCTGGATTGGAGATCACCATTGCATTGA
- the LOC133719818 gene encoding fatty acyl-CoA reductase 2, chloroplastic isoform X2 has protein sequence MEASLLSSFSSTINAPNKLARLSEKWDWCLLRRKKSSLAVCQGASSGGNAKKISGFSSAATLMDAGSLVLSPNDQKVQKENNIAVKDLVPFVEMHDGIGIVKFLKGKGFFITGGTGFLAKVLIEKILRTAPGVGKIYLLIKAKNKEAAMERLKSEIISTELFKGLRQTYGKSYQAFMLSKLVPVVGNVCESDLGLGDDIAALIAKEVDVVINSAANTTFHERYDVALDINTKGPCHLMAFAKKCKRLKLFLQVSTAYVNGQRQGRIMEKPFYIGESITGENSTSDTPPGFDPLDVENEIKLAMNSKGAYEDNEVAQKMKDLGLERARKYGWQDTYVFTKAMGEMLIDDMRGDVPVVIIRPSVIESTCKEPFPGWMQGNRMMDPIVLYYGKGQLTGFLVDPNGVLDVVPADMVVNATLAAIAKHGMAQKPDINVYQITSSVVNPLNFQDLCRLMYEHYNSSPCMDSKGRPINVPSMKLFSSMEDFSAHIWRDAIQRSGLTALASSNGKLSQKLETMCRKSVEQAKYLASIYEPYTFYGGRFDNSNTERLMESMSEEEKKKFEFDVGSLDWKDYITNVHIPGLKRHVLKGRGV, from the exons ATGGAAGCTTCATTGCTGAGCTCTTTCTCTTCAACGATTAATGCACCAAATAAACTTGCGAGACTGTCAGAAAAGTGGGATTGGTGCTTGTTGAGGAGAAAAAAGAGTAGTTTGGCTGTGTGCCAAGGAGCATCATCAGGTGGAAATGCCAAAAAGATTAGTGGTTTTTCTTCTGCCGCAACTCTAATGGACGCAGGAAGCCTTGTTTTGTCTCCAAATGATCAGAAGGTCCAGAAGGAGAACAACATTGCAGTCAAGGATTTGGTGCCTTTTGTGGAGATGCATGACGGTATTGGAATTGTAAAGTTTCTTAAAGGAAAAGGGTTCTTCATTACTGGCGGAACCGGGTTTCTAGCAAAAG TTCTTATTGAGAAGATTTTACGGACCGCACCTGGTGTGGGGAAGATATATCTCTTGATCAAGGCCAAAAACAAGGAGGCTGCAATGGAAAGATTAAAAAGTGaa ATCATAAGCACAGAGCTTTTCAAAGGTCTTAGACAAACTTATGGAAAATCTTACCAAGCCTTCATGTTGAGCAAGCTAGTTCCGGTGGTTGGAAATGTATGTGAATCGGATCTTGGGCTAGGAGACGATATAGCTGCTTTGATTGCTAAAGAAGTTGATGTTGTTATAAATTCTGCAGCTAACACAACATTTCATGAAAG ATATGATGTAGCTTTAGATATAAACACAAAAGGACCTTGCCACCTTATGGCCTTTGCAAAGAAGTGCAAGAGACTTAAGCTCTTTCTGCAAGTATCAACAG CATATGTCAATGGACAAAGACAAGGGAGAATTATGGAAAAGCCATTTTATATAGGAGAAAGCATAACAGGAGAGAATTCCACCTCTGATACCCCACCAGGATTTGATCCACTGGATgttgaaaatgaaataaagttgGCTATGAACTCCAAGGGAGCTTATGAAGATAATGAGGTAGCTCAAAAGATGAAAGATCTGGGTTTAGAAAG GGCTAGAAAATATGGATGGCAAGATACATATGTATTCACCAAGGCCATGGGAGAAATGCTGATTGATGATATGAGAGGTGATGTACCAGTAGTCATAATCCGACCTAGTGTCATCGAAAGCACTTGCAAAGAGCCATTTCCTGGATGGATGCAAGGAAATAG GATGATGGATCCAATTGTTTTATACTATGGAAAAGGACAGCTCACAGGTTTTCTAGTAGACCCTAATGGGGTACTTGATGTG GTTCCGGCTGACATGGTTGTTAACGCAACTTTGGCTGCCATTGCAAAGCATGGAATGGCTCAGAAACCAGACATCAATGTCTACCAGATTACTTCATCAGTTGTGAACCCATTAAACTTCCAAGATTTGTGTAGACTGATGTATGAACATTACAACTCCTCACCCTGTATGGACTCGAAAGGCAGGCCAATCAACGTTCCATCAATGAAGCTCTTCAGCTCCATGGAAGATTTCTCTGCTCACATTTGGAGAGATGCCATTCAACGAAGCGGGTTGACAGCTTTGGCTTCCTCGAATGGGAAGCTGTCTCAGAAACTTGAGACGATGTGCAGAAAGTCAGTAGAGCAAGCAAAGTACTTGGCTAGTATTTATGAGCCTTATACTTTCTATGGTGGAAG GTTTGATAACAGCAACACTGAGAGACTAATGGAGAGCATGtctgaagaagaaaagaagaagtttgaattTGATGTTGGAAGCTTAGATTGGAAAGACTATATAACAAATGTTCATATTCCAGGTCTTAAAAGGCATGTCTTGAAGGGCAGAGGGGTGTGA
- the LOC133721648 gene encoding histone-lysine N-methyltransferase ATXR4: protein MRVESNMARAIVRYSRWASRFLTSNTQNEPFLSSATATFSTAPENANPGRPGPPPIRVALTESSGRGVFATRKIETGELLHTAKPFLSHPSLSALHKVCYFCLRKLKTTDASQPHRVSYCSEECRQQAKGFHDIEMTADWSAYDDYCRSNGLKYPLLVKRLACMVMSGATPANLLDILQPASLSPEMISEMEEGYGLLRNAYINSNITDEQMSFLTKQWYIGVLARIRINAFRIELAGGYDDLLSSLAASIESEAAVGNAVYMLPSFYNHDCDPNTHIIWIDNADARLKALRDVDEGEELRICYIDASMDHDARQSFLSQGFGFRCNCPRCLSGD, encoded by the exons ATGCGAGTTGAGTCAAACATGGCGCGTGCCATAGTCCGTTATAGCCGTTGGGCTTCGCGCTTCTTAACATCGAATACCCAAAACGAGCCGTTTCTCTCTTCCGCTACCGCCACCTTCTCCACCGCACCGGAAAATGCGAATCCGGGTCGACCCGGACCGCCTCCGATCCGAGTCGCGCTCACCGAGTCATCCGGGCGAGGCGTCTTCGCGACCCGGAAAATCGAGACCGGTGAGCTCTTACACACCGCCAAACCCTTTCTGTCTCACCCTTCTCTCTCCGCCCTCCATAAGGTCTGCTACTTCTGCCTCCGAAAGCTCAAAACCACCGACGCCTCTCAACCCCACCGTGTTTCCTATTGCAGTGAGGAGTGTCGACAACAAGCTAAG GGATTCCATGATATTGAGATGACAGCAGATTGGTCAGCTTATGATGACTACTGCCG GTCTAATGGTTTGAAATATCCACTACTTGTAAAGCGGTTGGCTTGTATGGTTATGTCAGGAGCTACACCTGCCAACCTTCTTGACATACTCCAACCTGCCAGCTTATCTCCGGAGATGATTTCTGAG ATGGAAGAGGGGTACGGCTTGCTAAGGAATGCCTACATAAACTCAAATATCACGGATGAACAGATGTCCT TTTTGACTAAACAATGGTACATCGGCGTACTTGCCCGGATTCGTATTAATGCATTTCGTATTGAGTTGGCTGGGGGATACGATGATCTCCTGTCATCATTAGCAGCCTCTATAGAATCTGAAGCTGCTGTTGGGAATGCTGTTTATATGCTTCCATCCTTTTATAATCATGATTGTG ATCCAAATACCCACATTATATGGATAGATAATGCAGATGCGAGATTGAAGGCCCTTCGTGATGTGGATGAAG GGGAAGAGCTCCGGATATGCTATATTGATGCAAGTATGGATCATGATGCTCGGCAGAGTTTCCTGTCACAAGGATTTGGTTTTCGGTGCAATTGTCCCCGGTGTTTGTCTGGTGATTAA
- the LOC133723628 gene encoding probable small nuclear ribonucleoprotein G → MSRSGQPPDLKYMDKKLQIKLNANRMIVGTLRGFDQFMNMVVDNTVEVNGDEKTDMGMVVIRGNSVVTVEALEPVAKMQ, encoded by the coding sequence ATGAGCAGGTCAGGTCAGCCCCCGGATCTGAAGTACATGGACAAGAAGCTTCAAATCAAGCTAAATGCAAACCGAATGATTGTTGGAACCTTGCGTGGATTTGACCAGTTCATGAATATGGTGGTTGATAACACTGTAGAAGTGAATGGTGATGAAAAGACTGACATGGGCATGGTGGTGATCAGAGGAAACAGTGTGGTTACTGTTGAAGCACTTGAACCTGTGGCCAAAATGCAGTAG
- the LOC133723021 gene encoding uncharacterized protein LOC133723021, whose protein sequence is MGTGSLIRRYKILFRCSNPKSSIINSGLMDSENCTSLGNQPISDSEDLQGKEQCDDSHCEPTDDLHVVNEIENNEEAIEEVILGKEFIDVESAYKSYKNYGGKHGFNVRIRNSRKNNEEFFMFTEEF, encoded by the exons ATGGGTACTGGATCACTGATTAGGCGGTATAAAATTTTGTTTCGGTGTTCTAATCCAAAGAGTTCGATCATCAATTCTGG GTTAATGGATAGTGAAAATTGTACAAGCTTGGGCAATCAACCAATAAGTGATTCCGAGGACTTACAAGGTAAAGAGCAGTGTGATGATTCTCATTGTGAGCCTACTGATGATTTGCATgtagtgaatgaaattgaaaacaatGAAGAGGCAATTGAAGAGGTGATACTTGGAAAAGAGTTTATAGATGTTGAGAGTGCATATAAGTCCTATAAGAATTATGGTGGCAAACATGGATTCAATGTGAGGATAAGAAACAGTAGAAAAAACAATGAGGAGTTTTTCATGTTCACTGAGGAGTTTTAG